The DNA region atctgatttcagtgttgaccatctggtgataaccatgtgtagagtcttctcttgtgttattggaagagggtgtttgctgtaaccagtgcattctcttggcagaactctattagcctttgccctgcttcattctgtactccaaggccagatttgcctgttactccaggtatttcttgacttcctacttttgcattccagtcccctgtaatgaaaaggacatctttttggggtgttagttctagaaggtcttgtaggtcttcacagaactgttcaacttagTTTCTTCAGCGttgctggtcagggcatagacttgaattaccgtgatattgaatggtttgccttggaaacgaacagagatcatctgtcatttttgagattgcatcgaagtactgcatttcagactcttttgttgactgtgatggctactccatttcttctaaggaattcttgcccacagtagtagatataatggtcatctgagttaaattcacccattccagtccattttattttgctgattccAAAAATgtcgatgctcactcttgccatctcctgtttgatcacttccaacttaccttgattcacggacctaacatccaggttcctatgcaatatcatTCTTTACGGCATTGGACTGTACTTCcatcaccagccacatccacaactgggtgttgtttttgctttgcctctggctcttcattcttcctggagttatttctccactgatctccagtagcatattgggcacctaccaacctggggagttcatctttcagtgtcctatccttttgccttttcatactgttcttggggttctcaaggcaatactgaagcggtttgccattcccttctccagtggaccacattttgtcagaactttccaccatgacccatccgtcttgggtggctctacatgacatggctcatagtttcactgagttagacaaggctgtggtacATGTGATCGGATTGGTTAGTTATCTCCAACTGAAACGTGAAACTGAGTTCTGTTCCTGGAACTGAAGAATGAATTCTGCAAATTCAAAAATACTCCCATGtgcaaagtttattttaaaagatagagaTGCAAAGTTCTCAGCATAGGCAATGAGAGAGTGTGACATAACCACAAAGATGGGAATAACAGCAGATTGTGTCTTTATTAGAATTGATCTTTTCTCTTTGGTTGGCTGGGGGCCAGAGGTGTGTGATTTCTGACCAATCAGTCTCAATGTCCCAATGTCCAATGTATCATTTTATGCCTTTCTCGGATCCCCCAGTTTCTCAGTATCTCCAGACATCACACTGCCATCCGTCAACCCTTTCTCAAGACCCCACATCATTGTTTAGGGACCAAATGCATCTTTAAGTGGTAATGCCCATCCTAATAGAAAATAAGATAACCCAAACAATTGAGCGGGGGACATGAAGCAACCATTTTTACATTCCAAAAGAGTTACAACTTCCTATCAGTGAAAAGTGTATATatcacactttttaaaagatttattcctttatttacttatttttggctgtgctgggtcatagTTTCAGACAGCAGGGTCTACACTCCAGTTGTGGTGTTcccatcgcagtggcttctcttgatgtgGGGAACAGACTCTGGGCccacaggcttcaatagttgtgcctgtgggctcagtagttgtggctcatggacttgGTTGCTCAaggacatgtggaatcttcccagaccagggatcaaaccactatcccctgcattggcaggtgcattcttaaccactggaccaccagggaagtcccatgcatagattttttaaaatcaaatcaatAGTAATATTTTATCAAGGTGGTATTCACATGACATGGAAGTTCTAATGATAGTTCTGGATGTGTAAACTTGAAGATGAGATAAAGAGGAAACTAAATGACGTTGGATGATAAAGTAATGTGGACCTGGAGCCTCCCTCttgtggaggagagaggaagtgCTGTTGAAGTTCTAGACCCCAGGACAATGGGAGGACAGATACCCAGGAAAAGGCCTTCTCTGGTGAGAATGAAGGGTGAGTTTTTGCAACAAGATACCTAGTATCTGATTGAAGCTATTTCCTGTCCTCAAGGACCATTTTTTCCTGCTATCCCCAATACATACACAAAATACAATTGTGTGTAGTGCTGGGGAAATGAAGAAAGATATCtatcagaaagaaaacattttaaaacattcccaagatggtaaggataaccctacatgcaagacagcaaaagagacacagatgtatagaacagtcttttggactctgggagaaggcaagggtggatgatctgagagaatagcatcgaaacatgtatattatcatatatgaaacagatcaccagtccaggtttgatgcgtgagacagggtgctcggggctggtgcactgggatgaccctgagggatgggatggggagggaggtgggaggggggttcatgatggggaacacatgtacacccatggctgactcatatcaatgtatggcaaaaaccactacaatattgtaaagtaattagcctccaactaaaataaataaataaaacatcccTGTGGATAATTgcatcaaagagaataaaatacccaggaataaattTCATCAAGGAGAAGAGACATAAGccattgatgaaagaaactgaagaagacacaaagaaattgaaagatatACATGCTCACAGATTAGAAGAATGAATATTTGGAAAATGTCCATTGTAGCCTTGCAATACAGATTCAATTTGATCCTTATCTAGAATACCCATGGCATTTTGAACAGGGCCAGAACAAATAACCCTCAAATTTTTATGATGCCATCAAAGACCtcaaatagtcaaaacaatcttgagaaagaagaacaaagctggaggcatgaCATTCTATGATGTCAACTCtactacaaaactatagtaattgAATGCAGTCATTAACACTATATATGCTGGCAGATGGTAACTAGGTCCTGTCAGggtgatcattttgtaacatATTTTGTGTGGGGCattctgttgtacacctgaaactaacatacatttatatatcatctatactttaattttaaaaaggtattgaGATATGCAAAGATTCCATAATTGGACAGCCAGCACACCGCATACAAATGAAAAGACTGATGAGAggattttcataaaataatttttagactTCTGCCCatcaaagaagagagagagaagagggggaaAGAAAGTCACAAGTGAAAAGACTCACGTTGTAAAgggtaaattagaagtttggaattaacatgcacgcactattatatataaagtaaataaccaacaaggaccaaatatatagcacagggaacattaCTTGGCACCTTGTAGTAAGCTATGATGGAAAACAACCTGACaagaatatatatgttttatatattatacatggaaaagaacctgaagagactatatatatataaaactgaatcactttgctacactGTGGAActgacacaacattataaatccattaacttcaatttttaaaaatacacatacagaataaagaattcaaattttttttccaaaaaagactgcccaatttttattattaaatgagCAAGAAATCAAACAGGAATTTCACAAAAGCAAATATTCAAATGGCTCTACATCATTGCACGgaggggaaagaaatgaaaagggcaATGAGGTACTACCACAAGGAGAGCAGCGCTGAAAACAGCCTGCGGGTAACACAAGTGCTGCTGAGGATGCAGAAAGCTCAGAGCCCGCACAGATGATGCTGGGATGGAGATTCACTTGGCTGATCAAGAGACCTCTGGGAGGCTGCTTTCTAGAAGTAAATAAGGGCCAGCCTTAGGACGAAACACGTCCAGCCCCACCAGGAAAGAAGAGCTCTGCTGCTGTGATGTGCTTatcccctcagtcatgtcctacacttcgcgaccccgtggactgtagcccgccaggctcctctgtccatggggattctccaggcaagaatactggaagtcagttgccatgccctcctccaagggatttccccaacacagggatcaaaccccagtctctcgcattgcaggtggattctttctttaccagctgagtcactgtGGAAGtctgagaacactggagtgcgtagtctatcccttctccaggggaacttcctaacctaggaattgaaccgcttctccaacattgcaggcagattctttaccaaccgagctacctgggaagcccagagaagtgcTAGCCTTCCTATTTTCATCACAACGTTCTGATCAAAGTGGTTTGAAAGAGCCAAGATTGGGAAACAAATGCAATGTCAGAGTATTTTAGACTCGATACATAACTGGAGGTGTAGTCCcacagaaaatattatttgaaaggcAATAATTATAGCAAAACCAAAAAATCCTTGATACATGTAGAAACACTGATAGCCTGAAAAACAGTGCTGAGACACAGCACACAGTCTGGCTCACAGATCTATCAGGAGAGAAAAATGACAGCCTGACACTCAAGGTTGCAAAACATCTGACCTGCTTTCTCTCAAACACTGTTGTGTCCCTGCTGCTCCTGGACCTTCCTGCCAAGCTGGAGATATAGGTGTCTCTCCCCTCACCCTATAAGCTGTCACACCTCTTAGCACATCACCATCTGAGCTGCCCACCTCCTTCTCTTTATCCCGCTTTCAGTCTCAGCCCAGCCACCTTCTTTCTGACAGTGTTAGCTGACcaccagagggaggtgggaagaatCTGCTTCCTGAACTTTGTGCTATAAGcatggtgttcagttcagttcagttcagttcagtcgctcagtcgtgtccaattccttgcgaccccatgaatcacagcacgccacgcctccctgtccatcaccaactcccagagtttcctcaaactcatgtccatcgagtcggagatgccatccagccatcccatcctctgtcgtccccttctcctcctgcccccaatccctcccagcatcagggtcttttccaatgagtcagctctctgtgtcaggtggccaaagtattggagtttcagctttagcatcagtccttccaatgaatacccaggactgatctcctttaggatggactggttggatctccttgcagtccaagggactctcaagagtcttctccaacaccacagttcaaaagtatcaattcttctgtgctcagctttcttcacagtccaactctcacatccatacatgaccactggaaaaaccatagccttgactagatggacctttgttgtcaaagtaatgtctctgctttttattatgctgtcgaggttggtcataaatttccttccaaggagtaaacgtcttttaatttcatggctgaaatcaccatctgcagtgattttggagcccagaaaaataaagtcagccactgtttcccctgtttccccatctatttgccatgaagtgaagggactggatgccatgatcttagttttctgaatgttgagctttaagccaactttttcactctcttctttcactttcatcaagaggctctttagttcctcttcactttctgccataagggtggtgtcatctgcatatctgaggttattgatatttctcctggaaatcttgattctagcttgtgtttcttccaacccagcatttctcatgatgtactctgcatataagttaaatgagcagggtgacaatatgcagccttgacatactcgttttcctatttggaaccagtctgttgttccatgtccagttctaactgttgcttcctgacctgcatatagtgtATATACATAAACCTCCATCCAACTGTACTCTTCAGAACTGCAACTTTGCTCAATTTAAGGTAGGCatcaaaaataaacaggaaaccTTCATGTTTGAAACAGATCAACCAAAAATATTGGTGCAATAAGagattattttgctttaaaaagtctCACAAGAAAACCAAATGGCAAGATTGATTTTCATATTTGTATATTGCTTAATAAAATGCTTAAATTataaatgttgtgataatttataCCAGTAATGAAGAAGTAGGTGACTTGAcaccagaaagaaaaactgtgTTACTGATTCTACTCTATGTGGACCTCCACATTGATAGGGAAGTTGAAGACCGGTAACTCAGGTGTTAACCAGGTCACTTTTGGGTCATGAAGGGAGAAGGTCATGTAGGGCTTGACATGGAGGGAGAGGATCAGGGCGGGAGGGGCGGGTTCAGGCAGGACCAAGAGCAGAAGCAGGTAGTAGGTGGTGAGTGGACTTCAATAACATGAGGAGGCAGTAGTAGGTGGGGGGCGGTGTGTTCAGTaaccatgttttattttctattccttATGATGATTTCACATCTTAAAAATCCTGATGGCCCATAAAGGACACTGCCTCCAAGGGTCAGCCAATTCTTAGAAACAGAAAAGGGCTCTAACAAGACCTCATCCTGCAAATGAAAACCAACCAATCCATACCCCCATAATGCCCAATCACCCCCTTTGATCCACCCCTCAGTCCCAAACTCACTATTTCCCTTAGCCTAAATCACCCACTACAGACAATAGCTACTGAAGGTCACCCCTTCAACCCAGAGGCCAAAAGAATCATTCACAGGAGAAGATCCTAAAGAATTCTCCCCTCTCAGCCTTgcctccttctttgggattggaatggaaactgaccttttctagtcccgaggccactgctgagttttccaattcactggcatattgagtgtagcacttccacagcatcatcttttaggatttgaaatagctcagctggaattccattaactccactagctttgttcatagtggtgcttcctaagggccCACTTGccttgcactccaagatgtctggctctagtcgATAGACtgcaccatcgtgattatctgggtcatgaagatcttttttgtatagttcttcagtgtattcttgccatctcttcttaatctcttctgtttctgttaggtccatgccatttctgttctttattgtgctcaaatttgcatgaaatgctctctttgaatctctaactttcttgaagagatctctagtcttttccattctattgttttcctctgtttcttagcATTCTTCACttatgaaggctttcttacctctccttgctattctttggaactctgtattcagatgtatatctttccttttctcctttgccttttacttctcctcttttctcagctatttgtaaggcctcctcagacaaccattttccttttttgcatttatttttcttggggatggttttgatcaccacctcctgtacaacgttatgaacctccatccatagttcttcaggccctctgtgtattaaatctaatcccttgaatctatttgtcacttccactgtataatcgtaagggatttgatttaggtcatacc from Cervus elaphus chromosome 4, mCerEla1.1, whole genome shotgun sequence includes:
- the LOC122692473 gene encoding zinc finger protein 33B-like gives rise to the protein MNRNVLLQGSVSFKDVAVVFTWEEWQLLDPLQKNLYQDVMLENYINLESVGYQATKPDVILNFEPGEEPWKVEDEMQHQYFSEYIMRNAGLEETQARIKISRRNINNLRYADDTTLMAESEEELKSLLMKVKEESEKVGLKLNIQKTKIMASSPFTSWQIDGETGETVADFIFLGSKITADGDFSHEIKRRLLLGRKFMTNLDSIIKSRDITLTTKVHLVKAMVFPVVMYGCESWTVKKA